In Oryza brachyantha chromosome 2, ObraRS2, whole genome shotgun sequence, a single window of DNA contains:
- the LOC121053615 gene encoding uncharacterized protein LOC121053615 — MELLVLPSRGAASRGAATRPLHHTTPRRVAGATTVRPAAASSSNVEVIDTTATAAAAATTAGDVVATNRQEWRAASCRPAGGLGLNLSEDMRRGMMWRMLAPPVAAVAAEAAFLRLLDGAATDAPAWAGATGSAVLFAVGLLGFHYGFLSSRWDTAERGSLLGWELAARHWNELSMAKHPRSSMDDEESDVDEEEEDDEEDDEDSD, encoded by the coding sequence ATGGAGCTGCTGGTTCTCCCTTCTCGTGGCGCCGCCTCTCgtggcgccgccacccgcccGCTTCATCACACGACcccgcgtcgcgtcgccggcgccaccaccgtcCGGCCAGCGGCGGCAAGCTCCAGCAACGTCGAGGTCATCgacaccaccgccaccgcggcggcggcagcgacgacggcagGGGACGTCGTCGCCACGAACCGCCAAGAATGGCGCGCGGCGAGCTGCCGGCCGGCAGGCGGGCTCGGCCTCAACCTGTCGGAGGACATGAGGCGCGGGATGATGTGGCGGATGCTGGCGcccccggtggcggcggtcgcGGCGGAGGCCGCGTTCCTGAGGCTgctcgacggcgcggcgaccgACGCGCCGGCCTGGGCCGGCGCCACGGGCTCCGCCGTGCTGTTCGCCGTGGGGCTGCTCGGGTTCCACTACGGGTTCTTGTCGTCGAGGTGGGACACCGCGGAGAGGGGCTCGCTGTTGGGGTGGgagctcgccgctcgccactGGAACGAACTGTCCATGGCCAAGCATCCTCGTTCGTCCATGGATGACGAAGAAAGTGACGTCgacgaagaggaggaagacgatgaAGAAGATGACGAAGACAGCGACTAA
- the LOC102706075 gene encoding heat shock 70 kDa protein, mitochondrial — protein sequence MAAALLLRAARRRDLASPLGTLTANVQSAYSANICSKWGSFARTFSAKPTGNEVIGIDLGTTNSCVSVMEGKNPKVIENSEGTRTTPSVVAFNQKGERLVGTPAKRQAVTNPQNTFFGTKRLIGRRFDDPQTQKEMKMVPFKIVKAPNGDAWVETTDGKQYSPSQIGAFVLTKMKETAESYLGKTVSKAVITVPAYFNDAQRQATKDAGRIAGLDVQRIINEPTAAALSYGTNNKEGLIAVFDLGGGTFDVSILEISNGVFEVKATNGDTFLGGEDFDNTLLEFLVSEFKRTEAIDLAKDRLALQRLREAAEKAKIELSSTAQTEINLPFITADASGAKHLNITLTRSKFESLVNSLIERTREPCKNCLKDAGITTKEVDEVLLVGGMTRVPKVQEIVSEIFGKSPSKGVNPDEAVAMGAAIQGGILRGDVKELLLLDVTPLSLGIETLGGIFTRLINRNTTIPTKKSQVFSTAADNQTQVGIRVLQGEREMATDNKLLGEFDLVGIPPAPRGMPQIEVTFDIDANGIVTVSAKDKSTGKEQQITIRSSGGLSEAEIQKMVQEAELHSQKDQERKALIDIRNTADTTIYSIEKSLGEYRDKIPAEVATEIETAVADLRSDMASDDIEKIKSKIEAANKAVSKIGQHMSGGGGAGGSQTGGSQGGGEQQAPEAEYEEVKK from the exons atggcggcggcgctgcttctccgagccgcgcgccggcgagacctcgcctcgcctctcGGAACC TTGACCGCCAATGTTCAATCAGCATATTCTGCTAATATTTGTTCAAAATGGGGTAGTTTTGCAAGAACTTTCAG CGCAAAACCTACTGGAAATGAGGTTATTGGAATTGATTTGGGAACAACTAATTCTTGTGTTTCTGTTATGGAGGGAAAG AACCCCAAAGTTATAGAGAATTCAGAAGGTACCAGGACAACACCGTCAGTTGTGGCCTTTAATCAGAAGGGAGAGCGACTTGTTGGAACTCCAGCCAAGCGTCAAGCAGTGACAAACCCACAAAACACTTTCTTTGGCACGAAACGTCTGATTGGGAGGCGCTTTGATGACCCACAAACACAGAAAGAGATGAAAATGGTACCATTCAAAATTGTGAAGGCTCCAAATGGTGATGCTTGGGTGGAAACAACAGATGGCAAGCAGTACTCACCAAGCCAGATTGGTGCATTTGTTTTGACCAAGATGAAGGAGACTGCTGAATCTTACCTTGGCAAAACTGTTTCAAAGGCTGTGATTACAGTCCCAGCTTATTTTAATGATGCTCAGCGTCAGGCAACCAAGGATGCTGGTCGCATTGCCGGACTTGATGTTCAAAGGATCATCAATGAAccaactgctgctgctctgtCTTATGGAACAAACAACAAGGAGGGTTTGATAGCTGTATTTGATCTGGGAGGTGGGACGTTTGATGTCTCGATTCTGGAAATCTCCAATGGGGTGTTTGAG GTCAAAGCAACAAATGGTGACACTTTCCTGGGAGGAGAAGACTTTGATAACACTCTTTTGGAGTTCTTAGTGAGTGAATTCAAGAGGACTGAAGCTATTGATCTGGCGAAGGACAGACTGGCTCTGCAGAGGTTACGCGAAGCTGCTGAGAAGGCAAAAATTGAACTCTCATCAACTGCCCAGACTGAGATTAACCTTCCATTCATCACAGCTGATGCCTCTGGAGCTAAACATTTGAATATCACACTTACAAGGTCAAAGTTCGAATCATTGGTGAACAGCCTCATTGAGAGGACCAGAGAACCGTGCAAGAATTGCTTGAAGGATGCTGGTATTACTACCAAGGAGGTTGATGAGGTTCTTCTTGTTGGTGGGATGACTAGGGTTCCAAAAGTGCAGGAAATTGTTTCAGAAATTTTTGGCAAGTCCCCAAGCAAAGGTGTCAACCCAGATGAAGCTGTGGCCATGGGTGCAGCTATACAGGGTGGTATTCTTCGTGGAGATGTTAAGGAGTTGCTTCTCCTTGATGTTACTCCCCTTTCACTTGGTATCGAGACTCTTGGTGGCATCTTCACCAGACTGATTAACAGGAACACTACAATCCCCACAAAGAAAAGTCAG GTGTTCTCAACTGCCGCTGACAACCAGACCCAAGTTGGTATTCGTGTATTGCAAGGTGAGCGTGAGATGGCAACAGATAACAAACTTCTCGGCGAATTTGATCTTGTCGGTATTCCACCAGCACCGAGAGGTATGCCACAGATCGAGGTCACATTTGACATCGACGCCAATGGAATTGTGACTGTCTCTGCAAAAGACAAGTCTACTGGGAAGGAGCAACAAATCACCATCCGATCCTCCGGTGGCCTTTCAGAGGCTGAGATTCAGAAGATGGTCCAGGAGGCTGAGCTTCACTCTCAGAAGGATCAGGAGCGAAAAGCCCTCATCGACATCAGAAACACAGCTGACACTACCATTTACAGCATTGAGAAAAGTCTGGGAGAGTACAGGGACAAGATTCCTGCAGAGGTTGCCACCGAGATTGAGACAGCCGTTGCTGATCTCCGCAGCGACATGGCCTCAGATGACATTGAGAAGATCAAGTCCAAGATTGAAGCAGCCAACAAGGCTGTCTCGAAGATTGGGCAGCACATgtctggtggtggtggcgccggtggTTCACAGACAGGAGGATCACAGGGCGGAGGCGAGCAGCAGGCTCCAGAGGCTGAGTACGAGGAGGTCAAGAAGTGA
- the LOC102718525 gene encoding LOW QUALITY PROTEIN: DNA-3-methyladenine glycosylase (The sequence of the model RefSeq protein was modified relative to this genomic sequence to represent the inferred CDS: substituted 1 base at 1 genomic stop codon), which translates to MRSLLXVLSICTVNAPTPSPPQSRSQPPAAVPGEPSPMTPTSSGAPTPPHFKRSSPRKKPQLRSRRVAADLLAVEAAAGKIPPHPSCTTVVPAPSPLGCALPRDFFEVDALDLAPRLLGKLLRRDDVVLRITEVEAYRPNDSACHGRFGITARTAPVFGPGGHAYVYLCYGLHMMLNVVADKEGVGAAVLIRSCAPVSGLGTIQQRRGQQTEKPILLTGPGKVGQALGLSTDWSNHPLYTPGGLEVLDGPEPENILVGPRVGIEYASPEHVAAPWRFAVAGTPWISAPKNTLRPM; encoded by the exons ATGAGATCCCTTCTTTGAGTTCTTTCCATCTGCACCGTCAATGCCCCCACGCCCTCTCCCCCACAGTCTCGGTCCCAGCCGCCGGCTGCCGTTCCCGGAGAGCCCTCTCCGATGACCCCCACCTCCTCCGGGGCGCCCACGCCCCCACACTTCAAGCGCTCCTCCCCCAGGAAGAAGCCGCAGCTACGTAGCCGCCGCGTTGCAGCTGACCTCCTCGCCGTAGAGGCCGCGGCGGGGAAGATACCACCGCACCCCTCGTGTACGACGGTGGTGCCGGCTCCGTCGCCTCTTGGCTGCGCATTGCCTCGCGATTTCTTCGAGGTGGACGCGCTTGACCTCGCCCCTCGCCTCCTCGGCAAGCTCCTGCGCCGCGACGATGTCGTCCTCCGCATCACCGAG GTGGAGGCTTACAGGCCAAATGACTCCGCGTGCCACGGTCGGTTCGGCATCACGGCGAGGACCGCACCCGTG TTTGGACCAGGAGGGCATGCGTATGTGTACCTGTGCTATGGATTGCACATGATGCTCAATGTCGTCGCCGACAAGGAGGGAGTTGGAGCTGCTGTTTTGATTCGGTCGTGTGCTCCCGTTTCTG GGCTGGGAACTATTCAGCAGCGTCGAGGCCAACAAACTGAGAAACCAATCCTACTTACTGGACCAGGAAAG GTTGGTCAAGCTCTGGGGCTTTCCACTGACTGGTCCAACCATCCTCTGTACACACCTG GTGGTTTGGAGGTACTAGATGGGCCAGAACCGGAGAACATTTTGGTTGGCCCCCGTGTAGGCATCGAATACGCATCACCGGAGCATGTCGCGGCACCATGGAGATTCGCCGTTGCAGGGACGCCATGGATCAGTGCCCCAAAGAACACTCTCAGGCCGATGTGA
- the LOC121053614 gene encoding uncharacterized protein LOC121053614, translating into MPSMRHKRPTKTKEPTPQSPPPLICTLPKSPISIAPSSLSLSLSHTHSLFPISLSLSSHPSMRIRRRPQSQALPSPLHPSSDPSTAPQPPPRNHGRYWLAGDKEEAEKKNRPEQLHLHPNADLGDDESSAVMRAAAALPLFPQDNAVVECSKIRPGGGGGGAQQGAADGHRSLENGHYSKPGPAIKSTGERLVNGVVRAMPVAVNVKEETRIDSSGGGGGGAKKRRGPAVLMEGSRCSRVNGRGWRCSQPTLVGYSLCEHHLGKGRMRSVTGGRGGAGQLGRTEPRKNNAAAAVAAAPKAAEPPVVRPC; encoded by the exons ATGCCATCCATGAGGCATAAAAGGCCAACCAAAACCAAGGAGCCAACACCCCAAAGCCCCCCTCCTTTAATTTGCACCCTCCCCAAATCTCCCATCTCCAttgctccctcctctctctctctctctctctcacacacacactctctcttccccatctctctctctctctcctctcatcCGTCCATGAGGATCAGGAGGCGGCCTCAGTCCCAGGCTCTCCCCTCGCCGCTGCATCCATCCTCAGATCCATCCACTGCACCCCAGCCTCCGCCAAGAAACCATGGACGTTACTGGCTCGCGGGAGacaaggaggaggcggagaagaAGAACAGGCCGGAGCAGTTGCACTTGCACCCGAATGCGGATcttggcgacgacgagtcgtcGGCGGTgatgcgcgcggcggcggcattgcCGTTGTTCCCGCag GACAATGCAGTGGTGGAATGCAGCAAGATCAGgcccggtggtggtggtggtggtgcacaACAGGGAGCAGCAGATGGTCACAGGAG CCTAGAGAATGGCCATTACAGCAAGCCTGGGCCGGCGATCAAGAGCACAGGAGAACGTCTTGTAAACGGCGTCGTCCGGGCAATGCCAGTGGCTGTGAACGTGAAGGAAGAGACCAGAATTGAcagtagcggcggcggcggcggcggagcgaaGAAGCGGCGCGGCCCGGCGGTGCTGATGGAGGGGTCACGTTGCAGCCGCGTGaacgggcgcgggtggcgctgCAGCCAGCCCACGCTGGTCGGCTACTCGCTGTGCGAGCACCACCTCGGCAAGGGCCGCATGCGGAGCGTGaccggcgggcgcggcggcgccggacaGCTCGGCCGCACCGAGCCCAGGAAGaacaacgccgccgccgccgtcgccgcggcgcccaAGGCGGCTGAGCCGCCGGTCGTGCGTCCCTGCTAG
- the LOC102717964 gene encoding protein trichome birefringence-like 1, with translation MKGAWKQSGVADHVGHLGGGALVGRARRARICLYVLAIAFGAFAAFLVFAPSLPAPSPSSPAAAWFDGLLSSASPYRAQVSSYFSSLFPTNSSSPEPGGVAIAMTPGGQSGDGFVERGGQVGRKGSSTAGAGEPSGRGAGASSNNSEGVPSGNSSSSNATAVVQSSPPPNDQAGGGAAANHSTTDSAGGAASPSGGSATNGTMSKDGAPDRINGTDVISSSSESGNVTAVKANARYAARSTHQLGGASAIASSSNGTSLPFTNQTENSAVATNSSGAASQRGVPGKNQTLPNPPAVNDQIQSGSRVASVGSNSTMDAIPQRIASNTTEAAADAGGKKKSHWIEAMASCDMFYGNWIRDDSYPLYPEGSCPHIDESFNCPLNGRPDNAYQRLRWQPSGCNIPRLNPTDMLERLRGKRLVFVGDSLNRNMWESLVCILRNSVKDKSKVFEVSGRQRFRAEGSYSFLFQDYNCSVEFFRSPFLVQEWEFPVRKGLIKETLRLDMISNSFPRYKGADIIIFNTGHWWTHEKTSLGKDYYQEGNRVYSELNVDDAFQKALQTWAKWVDSSVNPKKTTVFFRGYSASHFSGGQWNSGGSCDKETEPITNEKYLTPYPRKMSVLEDVLHGMKTPVVYLNITRMTDYRKEAHPSVYRKQKLTEEEMKSPQIYQDCSHWCLPGVPDSWNELLYAQILVKQHQMLH, from the exons ATGAAGGGCGCGTGGAAGCAGAGCGGTGTGGCCGATCACGTCGGCCACCTCGGCGGCGGGGCCCTGGTCGGCCGCGCGCGACGGGCGAGGATCTGCCTCTACGTCCTTGCGATTGCATTCGGCGCGTTCGCCGCGTTCCTCGTGTTCGCGCCCTCGCTCCCCGCACcctcgccctcgtcgccggccgccgcgtggTTCgacggcctcctctcctccgcgTCGCCCTACCGCGCGCAGGTTTCGAGCTACTTCTCCTCCCTGTTCCCCACCAACTCGTCCTCCCCGGAGCCGGGAGGAGTGGCGATCGCGATGACGCCTGGAGGACAGAGCGGTGACGGGTTCGTCGAGAGGGGCGGGCAAGTGGGAAGAAAAGGCTCCAGCACAGCTGGAGCCGGTGAGCCATCGGGAAGAGGAGCCGGAGCATCAAGCAACAATTCGGAAGGAGTTCCGAGTGGCAACTCCTCATCCAGCAATGCTACCGCGGTGGTGCAGAGCAGTCCGCCACCGAATGATCAAGCGGGAGGCGGTGCCGCAGCCAATCATTCGACCACGGATTCCGCCGGCGGGGCTGCATCTCCAAGCGGAGGTTCAGCCACAAATGGCACGATGAGCAAAGATGGTGCGCCTGATCGGATCAACGGCACCGACGTGATCTCTAGTTCATCAGAATCTGGAAATGTCACCGCAGTGAAAGCTAATGCAAGGTACGCGGCCAGGTCTACTCACCAGTTAGGTGGTGCAAGTGCAATCGCATCTTCGAGCAATGGAACTTCTCTTCCATTCACCAATCAGACTGAGAATTCAGCAGTGGCCACGAACAGCAGTGGAGCTGCGTCTCAGAGAGGAGTCCCAGGCAAGAACCAGACTCTCCCAAATCCGCCGGCTGTAAACGATCAGATACAGAGTGGAAGCAGAGTTGCTTCAGTTGGAAGCAACAGTACAATGGACGCTATTCCTCAGAGGATCGCTAGTAACACTACAGAGGCGGCTGCTGATGCCGGTGGTAAGAAGAAATCCCATTGGATTGAAGCAATGGCAAGCTGCGATATGTTCTATGGAAATTGGATCCGAGATGACTCCTACCCTCTCTATCCTGAGGGATCATGTCCTCACATCGATGAGTCCTTCAACTGCCCTCTCAACGGCCGCCCTGATAATGCTTACCAGAGGCTCCGGTGGCAACCCAGTGGATGCAACATTCCAAG ATTGAACCCGACTGACATGTTGGAGAGGCTGAGGGGAAAGAGACTGGTGTTTGTCGGTGATTCGCTCAACAGGAACATGTGGGAATCCCTGGTGTGTATTTTGAGGAATTCTGTCAAAGACAAGAGCAAAGTCTTTGAGGTATCAGGCAGGCAAAGATTCAGGGCAGAGGGCTCCTATTCTTTCTTGTTTCAG GACTATAATTGCAGTGTGGAGTTCTTCCGCTCCCCTTTCCTTGTTCAGGAATGGGAGTTTCCCGTTAGAAAGGGTTTAATCAAAGAAACTCTTAGGCTTGACATGATCAGTAACTCTTTCCCGAGGTACAAGGGTGCAGATATCATCATATTCAATACCGGGCACTGGTGGACTCATGAAAAAACTTCTCTAGG GAAAGATTACTACCAAGAGGGTAACCGTGTATATAGTGAGCTGAATGTTGATGATGCCTTCCAGAAAGCTCTTCAAACCTGGGCCAAGTGGGTTGATTCCAGTGTAAATCCCAAGAAAACAACTGTGTTTTTCAGAGGCTACTCAGCATCCCACTTCAG TGGGGGCCAATGGAATTCAGGAGGCAGTTGCGACAAGGAAACAGAACCAATAACAAATGAGAAGTACCTCACACCATACCCACGGAAGATGAGCGTCCTGGAGGATGTGCTCCATGGGATGAAAACACCTGTGGTTTACTTGAATATCACAAGGATGACTGACTACAGGAAGGAGGCACACCCTTCTGTCTATCGCAAGCAGAAGTTGACTGAGGAGGAGATGAAGTCTCCTCAGATATATCAGGACTGCAGCCACTGGTGCCTTCCTGGAGTACCTGACTCTTGGAACGAGCTTCTCTACGCACAAATCCTGGTCAAACAGCATCAAATGCTGCACTAA
- the LOC102718246 gene encoding thioredoxin-like 3-1, chloroplastic: MAALMAPGPRVLRVREAAPAAACSTVAGGAAGRPLGMWSGGGGKVGSRRRRRERGDGVRAEAYFWDVSRPVEMEEIDSMDKLDDALRWSVENKQPIIIDWMASWCRKCIYLKPRLEKIAGEYPGVRFYFVDVNKVPQTVVKRGNITKMPTIQLWKDGEWAAEVIGGHKAWLVMDEVREMIQKHK; this comes from the exons ATGGCGGCGCTCATGGCGCCGGGCCCCCGGGTGCTGCGCGTGCGCGAGgcggcgcccgccgccgcatgCTCGACCGTCGCCGGTGGCGCGGCCGGGCGGCCGCTCGGGATGTGGAGCGGCGGAGGTGGGAAGGTggggagcaggaggaggaggagggagagaggggatggGGTCAGGGCGGAGGCCTACTTCTGGGACGTGTCGCGGCCGGTGGAGATGGAGGAGATCGACTCCATGGACAAGCTCGACGACGCGCTCAGGTGGTCAGTCGAGAACAAACAGCCTATCATCATCGACTG GATGGCTAGCTGGTGTCGGAAATGCATCTATCTGAAACCCAGACTGGAGAAGATAGCGGGAGAATATCCAGG TGTCAGGTTCTACTTTGTGGATGTCAACAAAGTTCCACAGACTGTGGTAAAAAGAGGGAACATAACT AAAATGCCCACTATTCAG TTATGGAAGGACGGAGAATGGGCAGCGGAAGTAATAGGAGGCCATAAAGCATGGCTTGTGATGGATGAGGTTAGAGAAATGATCCAGAAGCACAAGTGA
- the LOC102705788 gene encoding uncharacterized protein LOC102705788 has translation MDGDATGFISPEIRDALAKVAVFVLVQGLVYLILRNSSSVFSKDSKLRSMSFRSMRSMSVRRVLAPLSDVPVGTDEPSPSPSPSPSSLSRLWASRRED, from the coding sequence atggacggcgacgcgacgggcTTCATCTCGCCGGAGATCCGCGACGCGCTGGCCAAGGTGGCCGTGTTCGTGCTCGTGCAGGGGCTGGTCTACCTCATCCTCCGCAACTCGTCGAGCGTCTTCTCCAAGGACAGCAAGCTGAGGTCCATGAGCTTCCGGTCGATGCGCTCCATGAGCGTCAGGCGGGTGCTGGCGCCGCTCTCCGACGTCCCCGTCGGCACCGACgagccctcgccgtcgccgtcgccttcgccgTCGTCCTTGTCGCGCCTCTGGGCCAGCCGCCGTGAGGATTGA